The following is a genomic window from Pseudomonas promysalinigenes.
TTTACTCATGCTCATTACCTCTGGCCGATAGGCCTCAATGTCTGATCCGCGCGACACGCCTGTGCCGCGTGGCACACCGGTCAAACCGCCACGGGCAGCACGCTGCGCGAATGCCCTGGTACTGCGTCGATCAGCGCTTGGGTGTAGACGCTGGCCGGTTGGCCGAACACCTGCACCGCCGGCCCTTGCTCGACTACCTGCCCGCGCCGAAGCACCAGCACCTGGTCGGCCATGCTTGCCACTACCGCAAGGTCGTGGGAAACCAGTACGTAAGCCATGCCCGATTCGCGCTGCAGTTCATCCAGCAGGGCGAGGATCTGTGCTTGTACCGATACATCCAGTGCGCTGACCGGCTCGTCGAGCAGTAGCACGTCGGGCTCCAGGGCCAGGGCTCTGGCGATGGCCACCCGCTGGCGCTGGCCTCCGGACAGCTCTCGGGGCAAACGGTCGAGCAAGTGCACCGGCAGGTGCACCCTGGTGATCAGTTCGCGGGCCTTACATTCCAGTGCATGGCCCCTCAGCAAGCCGAACGAAACCAGCGGCTCGACGATGCTATCGAACACGGTGAAACGCGGGTCGAGGGCGGCAAACGGGTTCTGCTGCACCAACTGAATACGTCGGCGCAGGGGCCGGAACTGCCGCCAACTGAGCCCGCTGATATTCGCGCCAGCGAACTCGACATGCCCTTGGCTAGGTTTCTCCAACCCCAGGGCAATACGCAGCGCCGTGCTTTTGCCTGAGCCAGACTCGCCCACGATGGCTAGCGTTTCCCCGGGATGCACTTCAAGGTTCAGATCATCCAGGGCGGTGAAGTGGGTATGCTGGCCTGGCAGAGCAAAGTGTTTACCGATGTGACTCAGGCGCAGCAGGGGCGCCTGGCGCGCCACTGCATGCGGCCGGCGTCGTGGGACGAGGGCCGGGGCGGCATTGAGCAGACTACGCGTATAGGGATGCCTAGCGCTCCAGAGTATTTCCCTGGCAGAAGCGTGCTCAATGAGTTTGCCCTGTTTCATCACTAGCAACCGGTCGGCGCGGTCGCATGCCATGCCCAGGTCATGGGTGATGATCACTAACGAGATGCCGCGCTCGGCCACCAGCTGTTGCAGATGATCGAGAATGCGCCGCTGTACCGTGGCATCCAGCGCGCTGGTGGGCTCGTCGGCAACGATCAGCCGAGGCTCGCCCGCCAAGGCGATGGCGATCAGCACACGCTGACGCATACCTCCCGATAATTCGTGGGGATACTGCCGCGCCCGCAGCGGCGGCTCGTCAAGGCCGACTTGGGCCAGCAGCGCCAGCACGTCGCTGTCTACCTCGGGGTAGTGTTGGCCACGGGCCAGCTTCAGGGCCTCGGCGACCTGCTGGCCAACGCGCAGGGTAGGGTTGAGGCTGACCATCGGGTCCTGCGGCACAAAGCCTACGATACGCCCACGCAACCGGCGCCTGCTTCGCTCGTCGGCTTGGGCCACATCGACGCCTTCGACCCACAAGTGGCCCTGGTCGATGCGAGCATTTTCCGGCAATAGGCCCAGCAGGGCGTTGGCCAGGGTCGACTTTCCCGAACCGGACTCGCCGACGATGGCTA
Proteins encoded in this region:
- a CDS encoding dipeptide ABC transporter ATP-binding protein, producing the protein MNPSTLIEARDLSVSYSCAGQRTEAVSQLSFNLNLGETLAIVGESGSGKSTLANALLGLLPENARIDQGHLWVEGVDVAQADERSRRRLRGRIVGFVPQDPMVSLNPTLRVGQQVAEALKLARGQHYPEVDSDVLALLAQVGLDEPPLRARQYPHELSGGMRQRVLIAIALAGEPRLIVADEPTSALDATVQRRILDHLQQLVAERGISLVIITHDLGMACDRADRLLVMKQGKLIEHASAREILWSARHPYTRSLLNAAPALVPRRRPHAVARQAPLLRLSHIGKHFALPGQHTHFTALDDLNLEVHPGETLAIVGESGSGKSTALRIALGLEKPSQGHVEFAGANISGLSWRQFRPLRRRIQLVQQNPFAALDPRFTVFDSIVEPLVSFGLLRGHALECKARELITRVHLPVHLLDRLPRELSGGQRQRVAIARALALEPDVLLLDEPVSALDVSVQAQILALLDELQRESGMAYVLVSHDLAVVASMADQVLVLRRGQVVEQGPAVQVFGQPASVYTQALIDAVPGHSRSVLPVAV